In a single window of the Niabella ginsenosidivorans genome:
- a CDS encoding MFS transporter, with amino-acid sequence MDKGTGNIRWGIGALLFFVSALNYLDRQVLSVLAPSIQKELRLSDMDYSWITSSFLLSYTILYAISGRLVDKWGTRRSLLWFAGGWSVANVLHGFAKTVAQFCGARFLLGAAESGNFPAGVKAAAEWFPLKERALAIGLLNAGSSAGAAVAAPLVSFITLAWGWQSAFVATGIIGFVWVYCWWKYYYTPQTHPRITKKELQYIESDTEPEVSKKKAGIRQLLGMRQSWGCFVARIFIDPCTYFLIFWIPKYLQEEQSMSLNLVGYFAWIPYLALAIGTIAGGIIPRKLISNGWSLNRARKTVMLTASLLIPLCCLALFQSHSLSIALMAITGVMFGHGLWGNITLPAEVFPKSVQGTLTGLGGTLGGCASILTQFAIGWTVQNVSYTPVFIAVGLMYLLTFFGVQLLIGKLGQIIRL; translated from the coding sequence ATGGATAAGGGTACCGGTAATATACGCTGGGGCATTGGTGCGCTTTTGTTCTTTGTGTCGGCGCTCAATTATCTGGACCGGCAGGTATTGTCTGTACTGGCACCCTCTATCCAGAAAGAGCTTCGGTTGTCAGATATGGATTATTCCTGGATCACTTCTTCCTTTTTGCTCAGCTATACGATCCTGTATGCCATCAGCGGGCGGCTGGTAGATAAATGGGGCACCCGCAGGAGCCTGCTCTGGTTTGCCGGCGGCTGGTCCGTGGCCAATGTGCTGCATGGTTTTGCCAAAACCGTAGCACAGTTTTGTGGTGCCCGGTTCCTGCTGGGTGCAGCAGAAAGCGGCAATTTCCCTGCAGGGGTAAAAGCTGCCGCCGAATGGTTCCCGTTAAAGGAACGCGCGCTGGCCATAGGACTGCTGAATGCAGGCTCTTCCGCAGGGGCAGCCGTAGCAGCCCCGCTGGTCAGCTTTATTACCCTTGCCTGGGGCTGGCAGTCTGCTTTTGTAGCTACCGGTATTATCGGTTTTGTATGGGTGTATTGCTGGTGGAAATATTATTATACCCCGCAAACCCACCCCCGCATTACAAAGAAAGAGCTGCAATATATAGAAAGCGATACAGAACCCGAGGTTTCGAAAAAAAAGGCAGGCATCCGGCAACTGCTGGGCATGCGCCAGTCCTGGGGTTGTTTTGTGGCGCGTATCTTTATTGATCCCTGCACCTATTTCCTTATTTTCTGGATCCCTAAATATTTACAGGAAGAACAGAGCATGTCATTAAACCTTGTTGGCTATTTTGCGTGGATCCCCTACCTGGCCCTGGCCATTGGTACCATTGCCGGGGGCATTATCCCACGGAAGCTCATCAGCAACGGCTGGTCGCTGAACCGTGCACGCAAAACCGTAATGCTGACGGCTTCCCTGCTCATTCCCCTTTGTTGCCTGGCGTTGTTTCAATCGCATAGCTTATCCATTGCCCTGATGGCCATTACGGGCGTCATGTTCGGGCACGGGCTGTGGGGCAATATTACCCTACCGGCGGAAGTATTTCCCAAATCGGTACAGGGCACGTTAACCGGGCTGGGTGGCACGCTGGGCGGGTGTGCGTCCATCCTTACCCAGTTTGCCATTGGCTGGACGGTTCAGAACGTTTCCTATACGCCTGTTTTTATTGCCGTAGGACTCATGTACCTGCTCACTTTTTTCGGGGTACAACTGCTGATCGGTAAGCTGGGCCAGATCATCCGGCTATGA
- a CDS encoding FAD-dependent oxidoreductase, translated as MNFIEEEKRALPVYARPEVLVVGAGPAGIGAAIAAARNGAKVLLLERYGFLGGNLTIAMVNPMFTFHDVQGKQVIRGIAGELVNRLVALKSSQGHITDLTFDNASMTPFDPEGMKYLLFQMAQEAGVELLLHTWAVGVQKENGKVTAVIIENKSGRQAICPQVIIDCSADADIAAMAGAPFVKGREEDGAMQPVTLFYRIGGIDITTLRNWMKQNRDLLKDAPTDEEIDSSEAIAFLGLKELVKKGMETGEFPKDAAPRILFYQLPQEGQIAVNATRLQGIDGTNAADLTRAEVETRSQAWAIHNFLKKHVGGFENSYILDTGVQVGVRETRHIKGDYKLTEQDVLSNRAFEDGIACGTFAIDIHPPEGEQQIFTGSGKAVYEIPYRSLLPAGLDNVLVAGRSISATHTAFGSARVMATCMGIGQGAGVAAAAMVKQQLTTREVDTKALRAALIEQGQYLIGMEDPMEANAKLALTKGDGSGAAASHFNPFKDMEHG; from the coding sequence ATGAATTTTATTGAAGAAGAAAAACGAGCGCTGCCGGTATATGCCCGCCCGGAAGTGCTGGTAGTGGGTGCAGGCCCTGCGGGTATTGGCGCAGCCATTGCCGCTGCAAGGAACGGGGCAAAAGTGCTGCTGCTGGAACGTTATGGCTTCCTGGGAGGAAACTTAACCATTGCAATGGTAAACCCCATGTTCACCTTTCATGATGTGCAAGGCAAACAGGTGATCCGCGGTATTGCCGGTGAACTGGTAAACCGGCTCGTTGCATTAAAATCTTCACAGGGCCATATTACCGATCTTACGTTTGACAATGCTTCCATGACGCCCTTTGACCCGGAAGGTATGAAATACCTTTTATTTCAGATGGCACAGGAAGCAGGTGTGGAACTGTTATTACATACATGGGCAGTGGGGGTACAGAAAGAGAACGGGAAAGTTACTGCTGTTATTATCGAAAATAAATCAGGCCGCCAGGCCATTTGCCCGCAGGTGATCATTGACTGCTCTGCTGATGCTGATATTGCGGCGATGGCCGGGGCACCGTTTGTAAAAGGCCGCGAAGAAGACGGCGCCATGCAGCCGGTGACCCTGTTTTACCGCATCGGCGGTATTGATATAACAACGCTCAGAAACTGGATGAAACAAAACCGCGACCTGCTGAAGGACGCTCCTACCGATGAAGAAATTGATTCCAGCGAAGCCATCGCATTTCTGGGGCTAAAGGAGCTGGTAAAAAAAGGCATGGAAACGGGTGAGTTTCCCAAAGACGCAGCACCCAGGATTTTATTTTACCAGTTACCACAGGAGGGACAAATAGCAGTGAATGCCACCCGGCTCCAGGGCATCGACGGCACCAATGCCGCTGATCTTACACGCGCGGAAGTGGAGACCCGCTCACAGGCCTGGGCGATCCATAACTTTCTGAAAAAACATGTGGGTGGTTTTGAAAACTCATATATCCTGGACACGGGCGTGCAGGTGGGCGTGCGGGAAACAAGGCATATAAAAGGCGACTATAAACTGACCGAACAGGATGTACTTTCCAACCGCGCTTTTGAGGATGGCATTGCCTGCGGCACTTTTGCCATCGACATTCACCCGCCGGAAGGGGAACAGCAGATCTTTACGGGATCCGGCAAGGCCGTTTACGAAATTCCTTACCGCAGCCTGCTGCCGGCCGGGCTGGACAATGTACTGGTAGCCGGCAGAAGCATTTCCGCCACACATACCGCCTTTGGCTCCGCACGTGTAATGGCCACCTGCATGGGTATTGGCCAGGGTGCCGGTGTTGCGGCCGCCGCCATGGTAAAGCAGCAACTGACCACCAGAGAGGTAGATACAAAAGCATTGAGGGCCGCATTGATTGAACAGGGGCAATACCTTATTGGTATGGAAGACCCGATGGAAGCCAACGCCAAACTGGCCCTGACCAAGGGAGACGGTTCCGGGGCGGCGGCCAGCCATTTTAATCCTTTTAAAGATATGGAGCATGGATAA
- a CDS encoding LacI family DNA-binding transcriptional regulator: protein MNRIINYAGTFPQPFPQFRIFPNKERFCFMKNHQITIIDIARELGISKSTVSRALTNSTNISPETREAVLKKAKELDYQPNMLALGLIRNESRTLGVVIPDIQKPFFAAIVSGIQHTVSRIGYRIVIAQSDESPEVEKENIKALMLSRVDGFIVCHTRDTKDFEHIKLLHGKGYPLVSFARICPELPIPKVVEDDFNGLYTTTQHLIEQGKKRIALLAGPRQLLASKLRVNGYKVALQQHGIPFDKELVAHTKFLHDQVAAALERWLSLKNPPDGICTVYDAGAVKLVELLKQKGIKVPDEIAVAGFGDDPAASIIEPGLTSYAQKPYEIGVVAGRYMLDLLNKKYPVHHSDMTICKGTLVVRKSTCSRLR, encoded by the coding sequence ATGAATCGGATCATAAATTATGCGGGAACATTCCCGCAACCGTTCCCGCAATTTCGTATCTTTCCAAATAAGGAACGATTTTGTTTTATGAAGAATCATCAGATAACGATCATTGATATTGCGCGGGAACTGGGCATCTCCAAGTCTACCGTTTCCCGTGCTTTGACCAACAGCACCAACATCAGCCCGGAAACGAGGGAGGCGGTACTTAAAAAAGCAAAGGAACTGGATTACCAGCCCAATATGCTGGCGCTGGGCCTTATCCGTAATGAATCGCGCACCCTTGGTGTGGTGATACCGGATATACAGAAACCATTTTTTGCTGCTATTGTAAGCGGCATTCAGCATACGGTAAGCCGTATTGGCTATCGTATTGTGATTGCGCAGTCGGACGAATCGCCCGAAGTGGAAAAAGAAAATATAAAGGCCCTCATGCTGAGCCGCGTGGATGGTTTTATTGTATGCCATACCCGCGATACAAAAGACTTTGAGCACATTAAGCTGCTGCATGGTAAAGGCTACCCGCTGGTGTCTTTTGCCCGTATTTGCCCGGAGCTGCCCATACCCAAAGTGGTGGAAGATGATTTTAACGGGCTTTATACCACTACCCAGCATCTGATAGAACAGGGTAAAAAAAGGATCGCGCTCCTGGCGGGGCCACGGCAACTGCTGGCCAGCAAATTACGGGTGAACGGGTATAAGGTGGCATTGCAGCAGCATGGTATTCCGTTTGATAAAGAACTGGTGGCGCATACAAAATTCCTGCACGACCAGGTGGCGGCTGCACTGGAACGCTGGCTAAGTCTGAAAAACCCGCCGGATGGAATCTGCACGGTGTATGATGCCGGCGCAGTAAAGCTGGTTGAACTGCTGAAACAAAAAGGCATAAAGGTCCCGGATGAGATCGCTGTTGCGGGTTTTGGAGATGATCCTGCCGCATCCATCATAGAGCCGGGGCTGACCTCCTATGCGCAAAAGCCTTATGAAATAGGAGTGGTTGCCGGCAGGTACATGCTGGACCTGCTGAACAAAAAATACCCCGTGCATCATTCGGACATGACCATTTGCAAGGGAACGCTGGTAGTACGCAAATCAACCTGCAGCCGGCTCAGATAG
- a CDS encoding SusC/RagA family TonB-linked outer membrane protein, translating to MIKKILHYAGSAFRIHLLALLLISVSLNAQQKTMISGKITTAQGSPLQGVSVSVKNNPILGTTSDEQGSFRLEAAPDAILVCSAVGYLTQELSVEGKTALSITMEADTRGLEEVVVIGYGTAKKVNLTGAVSAVSGEEMAKRQVGQTSMALQGVAPGVTITQSTGQPGVDGGTVRVRGIGTLNNSNPLVLVDGVVMSMDAVDVSSIESISVLKDAASSAIYGSRAANGVILITTKRGKKGKFSFSYDGYVGKQSATNLPKMVNGLDHIQLLNEAYTNVGLSPLYSDEYINNYKNNKATDPDHYPDVDWQKAVLTGSGIQTNHVITASGGTDRIQFFGSFGYLNQGGLIDNVNFKRYYARLNANVQLSSKLSGSFDVFLVNTDRQSVAQFPGGSGAALGSTTGTALIFGLMNKLPAVQAVKYSNGLWAEGQNGVNPVAIINNGGFWRETSYPLAGNFSLSYKPFDFLTGKISFAPTYSQPNVRSFVNMVKTYDPDGALRFTVPAVNTMDQSTDQNKTNQLEATLTFSKNVGKHSLGALAGYQYYTGSNSGFSAFRDNFLFPDYPVLSGGSSANMKNNGYATEWTLISYFGRINYAFDNKYLLEANLRYDGSSRFAAGNKWGAFPSFSAGWRISEEPFMKAAQDVLNELKLRASWGQLGNQEIGTNYPFAPTVSLDPRYVSNGEVQNGAAIVSLANTDISWETTEMSNIGLDARLWHNLSVSFDYYYKKTRDILLQLSIPKTMGVAAPFQNAGIVENKGWDLQLDYTSDAAKAFKYGATFTLSDVKNKVLDLKGIQQTGTIVNREGYPINSLYLYKSMGLLSAADFGADGSYLHAQQFGKLAPGDIRYADLVEDGIINGSDREVLGSTIPRFTYSLNLNAACKGFDFSVFFQGVGKRDGYLTGNAIQPFLTGGTAYEYQKNRWTIDNPDPNAVFPRLAFGETNNTQLSDFWMKSAAYLRVKNIQLGYTIPKQLLQKAGISQLRIYVSGENLFTMDHFWPGWDPEIDAASNGSYYPQVKTYNLGINLRF from the coding sequence ATGATAAAAAAGATTTTACATTATGCCGGAAGCGCTTTCCGGATTCACCTGCTGGCATTGCTGCTGATTTCCGTTTCATTAAATGCACAGCAGAAAACAATGATCAGCGGAAAAATAACCACCGCGCAGGGCAGCCCGCTACAGGGGGTGTCCGTTAGCGTAAAAAATAATCCGATACTGGGCACCACGTCCGATGAGCAGGGCAGCTTCCGGCTGGAAGCCGCGCCGGATGCCATACTGGTTTGCTCTGCTGTAGGCTATCTTACACAGGAGCTGTCCGTTGAAGGGAAAACCGCATTGTCCATTACTATGGAGGCCGATACCAGAGGATTGGAAGAAGTAGTGGTCATTGGTTATGGTACTGCTAAAAAGGTGAACCTTACCGGCGCCGTTTCCGCCGTTTCCGGTGAAGAAATGGCCAAACGCCAGGTAGGACAAACCTCCATGGCCCTGCAGGGCGTAGCACCGGGCGTTACCATTACACAAAGCACCGGCCAGCCGGGGGTTGACGGAGGTACCGTAAGAGTGCGCGGCATTGGCACGCTCAATAATTCTAACCCGCTGGTGCTGGTGGATGGCGTTGTAATGTCGATGGATGCGGTAGATGTATCTTCCATTGAATCCATTTCCGTTCTAAAGGACGCCGCCTCCTCTGCCATTTACGGATCCAGGGCGGCCAACGGAGTTATCCTTATTACCACCAAAAGGGGAAAGAAAGGAAAATTTTCCTTTTCCTATGACGGGTATGTTGGCAAACAAAGCGCCACCAATCTGCCCAAAATGGTCAACGGGCTGGATCATATACAGCTCCTTAACGAAGCATACACCAATGTGGGCTTAAGCCCGCTGTACTCCGACGAGTATATTAATAACTATAAAAATAATAAAGCAACAGATCCGGATCACTACCCGGATGTGGATTGGCAGAAGGCGGTACTGACCGGCAGTGGCATCCAGACCAATCACGTAATAACCGCTTCCGGCGGTACAGACAGGATTCAGTTCTTCGGCAGCTTTGGCTATTTAAACCAGGGAGGGCTGATTGATAATGTGAACTTCAAACGCTACTACGCCCGGCTGAACGCCAATGTACAACTGTCGTCGAAATTAAGCGGATCTTTCGATGTATTCCTGGTAAATACTGACCGGCAGTCGGTAGCACAGTTCCCGGGCGGTTCAGGCGCTGCGCTGGGCAGCACTACCGGCACGGCGCTTATTTTCGGACTGATGAATAAGCTGCCTGCCGTACAGGCTGTAAAATATTCCAATGGTCTGTGGGCAGAGGGACAGAACGGCGTCAACCCGGTGGCCATAATCAACAATGGAGGATTCTGGAGAGAGACCAGCTATCCCCTGGCCGGTAACTTTTCATTAAGCTATAAGCCCTTTGATTTTTTAACAGGTAAGATCAGCTTTGCCCCTACTTATTCCCAGCCCAATGTGCGCTCTTTTGTAAATATGGTTAAGACCTATGATCCGGACGGGGCATTGCGCTTTACAGTACCGGCTGTAAATACCATGGATCAGAGTACGGACCAGAACAAGACCAACCAACTGGAAGCCACGCTTACTTTTTCAAAAAATGTTGGCAAGCATTCGCTTGGTGCACTGGCCGGTTATCAGTATTACACCGGGTCTAACAGTGGTTTCAGCGCCTTCCGGGATAATTTTCTGTTCCCGGATTATCCTGTGCTTTCCGGTGGTTCATCAGCCAATATGAAAAATAACGGGTATGCAACGGAGTGGACACTCATTTCCTATTTTGGCAGGATCAATTATGCCTTTGATAATAAATACCTGCTGGAAGCAAACCTGCGCTATGATGGTTCTTCCCGCTTTGCTGCCGGTAACAAATGGGGCGCCTTCCCTTCCTTTTCTGCCGGCTGGCGCATTTCAGAAGAACCATTTATGAAAGCGGCGCAGGATGTATTGAATGAATTAAAACTGCGGGCCTCCTGGGGGCAGCTGGGCAACCAGGAAATAGGTACCAACTATCCTTTTGCACCCACCGTATCGCTGGATCCCAGGTATGTTTCCAACGGAGAAGTTCAGAACGGCGCGGCCATTGTGAGCCTGGCCAATACGGATATTTCATGGGAAACCACCGAAATGAGCAATATCGGGCTGGATGCCCGGTTGTGGCATAACCTTTCTGTTTCTTTTGATTATTATTATAAAAAGACCCGGGATATTTTATTGCAGCTGAGCATTCCCAAAACAATGGGTGTTGCAGCGCCGTTTCAAAATGCCGGGATAGTGGAAAACAAGGGCTGGGATCTGCAGCTGGATTATACTTCTGATGCCGCAAAAGCATTTAAATATGGGGCCACATTTACATTGTCTGATGTTAAAAATAAGGTACTGGATCTTAAAGGCATCCAGCAAACAGGCACGATTGTAAACAGGGAAGGTTATCCGATTAACTCCTTATATCTCTACAAGTCTATGGGGCTTTTATCCGCAGCGGATTTTGGTGCCGATGGCAGCTACCTGCATGCCCAGCAATTCGGAAAGCTGGCTCCGGGAGACATCCGGTATGCAGACCTGGTGGAAGATGGCATCATCAACGGATCCGACCGGGAAGTGCTGGGCAGCACCATTCCGCGGTTTACCTACAGCCTGAACCTGAATGCGGCCTGTAAAGGATTTGATTTTTCTGTTTTCTTCCAGGGCGTTGGCAAAAGAGATGGTTACTTAACCGGCAATGCCATACAGCCGTTCCTTACCGGCGGCACTGCGTATGAATATCAGAAAAACAGGTGGACCATTGATAACCCTGATCCGAATGCCGTTTTTCCACGTCTTGCTTTTGGGGAGACCAACAATACCCAGCTCTCAGATTTCTGGATGAAAAGCGCTGCCTATTTACGGGTTAAAAATATACAGCTCGGCTATACAATTCCCAAACAGCTATTACAAAAAGCCGGTATCAGCCAGCTGCGGATCTATGTATCCGGCGAAAACCTGTTTACCATGGATCATTTCTGGCCGGGCTGGGATCCGGAGATCGATGCTGCCAGCAACGGTTCCTATTATCCGCAGGTAAAAACCTATAACCTGGGTATTAACCTCAGGTTCTGA